TGCTATAGGTAGGTTCTCTTCTTTATGTTCGGGTTGTGAAGGCAAACCCTGGCATGAATCCTGAGCTGTCCTGCACTGATGGTTAGTTATGAAAGTGCCTTACGTTTTCATGTTGTGGTCTGTGGAATATTTCGTGACCATTATGTGGATTTTGTGATTTATAGCCAGTGGGAAAGCAGCAGAATTTGGCCTCCTTAAAGATGGCTACATGTTTGAAACTTCAACTGGTCTTTCAAGAATGTGAGATTTCTGCTTTGCCTGTTCGTACTTATCACATATGCTTGGGATATATTCTCTAATGCTCTCTTTGAACACATGGTGTCACTGTAATCTCAAGGTTTCTCATTACACTACTGTGAATCTAACGATTCTGTCTTTTAGGTTGCTGAGCTCACCAACATGTCCAGTTCTTGAAGCTCTTGGGAAGCAACTCTCATTCGAGATAGCAGTGGGCTTGAATGGGAGGGTTTGGGTATGGTTTCTGATGCCCTTTCTTGAGCTGATGCATACTGGTTGTGCTGTTTTCCACTTGCTACATGGTTCTTAAAACttagtaatctttctatttgaAGATACAACTCTTACTAATTCTTCTTTATCCCTCTCATTTCTGTATCAAATCTAGGTGAACGCTGCCACTCCATCTACTGTGGTTGTTGTTAGTAATGCAATCATAAACTCGGAATCTTTGAGTGGGGTGCAGCAGAAAATTATGGTGGAGAAATTACTCCAGAGAATTATGTGATGATTTTCTGGTCTATAATTTGAACCCCTATACTTGTTACCACTCTGCTTGAACATTTTGTTCTGACTTTTGTTGCATGAACTTCGAACTGAAAATTTGTTGTAAATGCGCAGGTTGTTAATACAAAAAAGGAGAAAGCT
This sequence is a window from Mangifera indica cultivar Alphonso chromosome 20, CATAS_Mindica_2.1, whole genome shotgun sequence. Protein-coding genes within it:
- the LOC123203863 gene encoding putative exosome complex component rrp40 — encoded protein: MEVKVSSSPTTFIDKIVVPGDVVLDLSNLTNQTIKLGGGLRQDCDSISVMRAGKLKFSKPNKYWVESSQKRYVPSVEDTVLGIVVDSKADNFLVDIKGPAIAFLPVLAFEGGTRRNIPKFEVGSLLYVRVVKANPGMNPELSCTDASGKAAEFGLLKDGYMFETSTGLSRMLLSSPTCPVLEALGKQLSFEIAVGLNGRVWVNAATPSTVVVVSNAIINSESLSGVQQKIMVEKLLQRIM